From the Halobellus litoreus genome, the window CAGCCTGACGACGTCGACGCCGGTCGCTCGGGCGGCGAACTCGTCCTGACGGATCGCGTCGAACGCCAGTCCGTACTTCGAGCGGTTCAACCACGTGTACACGCCGAGCACCGCGGCGAAGATGGCCAGCAGCACGTAGAACTGGACCGCGTACGAGCCCAGCCCGGTCAGCCGTTCGACGGCGGGTAGTTCGAGTCCGCTGAACGGGAAGCCTGTGCTGCCGCGGGTGATATCGCGGAGCCCCACGAGGACTTCCGAGATGATCATCTGGAAGGCGAACGTCACGATAGCGAGGACGATCACGGTGAACTGGCGGCGTGCGGCCACGTAACAGACCACCGACCCGAAGACGCCAGCCACGAACGCGCCCAGAAGTAGTGTCACCCAGGGCGAAATCCCGAGATACTGGGCCGTCAGCGCGGTCGTGTACGCGCCGACCGCCGCGATGCCACCCATGAAGAGAATCAGCTGATCGGTCTCGCCGAAGACGATGTTGAGCGCCATCGCGAAGATGGCGAAGATCATCACGCGGATGAAGCGCCGCGAGATGTAGGTCGTCGCGGGGTCGAAGAACAGTAGCGGCACCGCCAGGAGTGCGGCGAACACGATGGCGGTGGTGAGTCTGTCCCGAGTCGCGGTGTCTGCGCCAGTTCGGTTCATGATATCTGCTCCGGTTTGTAGATCAGCACGGCGATTGCGACGGCGAAGAGCGTCACGGTGGACAGGTACGATCCGAACAGCGCGCCCGCGACCGTGATGACGATCCCGAGGATGATGCCCGCGGCGACGGTGCCTCTGATGCTGTCGACACCGCCGACGATCGAGACCATAATCGCGAACGTGGTCAACTCGAAGGCGCTCGCGGGCGTCACCTCCGCGTCGAGGGCGTAGAGGATTCCCCCCGCCGCGGCGATAGCCGCGCTCAACACGAACACGATCGACTGCACTCGACGGGGACGGATGCCGCAGAGGATCGCTCCCGTCTCGTCCTGGATGACGGTCCGCGTAGCGACTCCGAGGTAGGTGTGGTTGAAGAAGTAGTAGATGAGTCCGAACAGCACCCCCGCAGACACGATAACCGCCATCGAGGATCCCGTAATTCCAGCGCCGACGACCGACACCGACGGGACGTCGCTCTCGAGGAAGTAGCTCCCGGCCAGGAAGACGAAGAGCAGCCCCTCGAACAGCAGCGACAGTCCGAGCGTGACGAAGATGCCGAGAAGCACTCGATCTTCGCCTTCCTCCCGGTAGACGAGCGACAGTACCGATCGGTCCAGCGCGAACGCGAACAGGGCGACGGCGACGACCCCACCGAGTCCGGCGACGAGCAACCCGGGGACGACTCCCAAAAGCAGGGAACACGCGATGACGGCGATGACGGCGAAAACGCCGAGCATAAGATTGAGAATTCCTCCCAACCCGAAGACGAGCGTGATCCCCAACCCGAGGAGTGAGAGGATCATTCCCCTCGCCAGTCCGTCGATAAGCAGTTCTACGCCTCTGGCAAACATAGTGGCTCATCGTCGGACTGTGTGTATAAATATTATGGATGCCGGAACGCTTCGATCGACTGTCTCCGAACTCCGATCACCGAATTATTTATGTAGAATCGTGGGAAAGCCGAGTCTGTGCTAACCGCCACCAACGTAACCAAGCGATTCGGCGGGCTAGTCGCCGTCGACGACGTCGATTTCTCTATCGGCGACGAGGAGATCGTGGGCCTGATCGGACCGAACGGGGCGGGAAAGACGACCCTGTTCAACACCATCACGGGCGTCCACGCACCCAACGAGGGTTCGATCACCTTCAACGGGGAGGAACTGGTCGGCAAGACCCCGAACCAGGTGGCCCAACTCGGCGTCGCCCGGACCTTTCAGGCGGTCCGGACGTTCAACGAATCGAGCGTCCTCGACAACGCAACGGTGGGCGCAGTGTTCGGAAACGACGAGTCCGTTTCGATGAACGAGGCGACCGAACGCGCTCGCGAGGCGCTCGCGTTCGTCGGGCTCGGCGGCCGCGAGGAAGCGGAGGCCGGGTCGCTGACGATTGCCGATCGGAAGCAACTCGAACTCGCGAAGGGCCTCGCCGCCGATCCGGACCTCATCCTCGTCGACGAAATCGGCGCGGGTCTCACGCCGGCGGAGATCGAAGAGATCACGCAGACGTTGGAACGCGCCCGCGACGAACGCGGCGTGTCGGTGTTCTGGATCGAACACATTATGGAAGCGATAATGAGCGTCACCGACCGAATCATCGTCCTCAACCGCGGCGAGAAGATCGCCGACGGCACGCCCGAGGAGATCCGTTCGAACGAGCAGGTCACCCAGGCCTACCTGGGGGAGGTCGAGTCGTGACGCTGATTGACGTCGACGGCCTCGACGTCCACTACGGCGACCTGCAGGTCCTGTGGGACGTCTCCCTCGAAGTCCGCGAGGACGACTCGGTGGTCTCGATCGTGGGCCCGAACGGGGCCGGCAAGACGACGCTGCTCAAGACGCTCTCGGGCGTCCTGACGCCGTCGGACGGCCGCGTCGAAGTGCTCGGACAGGACGTCGCCGACGTGCCCGCCAGCGACATCGTCGAGCGCGGGTTCGTCCAGGTGTCCGAAGAGCGAAACCTGTTCGGCGACCTCTCGGTCGAGGCCAACCTCCGGATGGGTTCGTTCACCAAGCGCGAGACCTTCGCGGAGAACCGGGATATGGTGTTCGAGATGTTTCCCGTGCTGGAAGACCGCCGAAACAAGAAGGCCCGAACCCTCAGCGGCGGTGAGCAACAGATGCTCGCGATCGGCCGGGGCCTGATGGCGGAGCCGAAAGTGCTGGCGCTCGACGAGCCGTCGAACGCCCTCGCCCCGCAACTCGCCGAACAGGTGTTCGAGACGATCGAGGACATCTCCGACGACGTGACGGTCGTGCTCGTCGAGCAACACGTCGACCGAGCGCTGACCCTCGCGGACCGCGGATACCTGCTCGAAAACGGCCGCATCGAGACCGAAGGGAGCGGGACGGAACTCCTCGAGAGCGACGCGATCAAAGAAGGCTATCTCCGCGGGTAGCTCGACCGGTTTTTCAGCCGTCCAGCAGGTCACCCGACGGATCGTACGCCGGCAGCGGTTCGGACCGGAACTCCTCCGTCAGATCGACGCTTCCGTCGGGGTAGTACTCCGGCGATCCGGACTCGAAGCCGACCATCAACTGGACCAGGTTCCGCAGTTCACCCCACTCGGTGTACTCGATCGGCGAGGCGAACAGCGTGTCGAACTCGATGTTCCGGATCGAGTCCGCGATCGCGGTCGGGTTCGCCTCCCCGGCGTCCTCGATCGCAGCGGCGAAGAGGTCGGCGACGACGTATCCGACCCCGTTCAGCACCCCGAACCACCCCTCGGTCTGGTCGTAGAACCGCTGGGCGACCTCGGCGTACTGATCCGAGAACGGATCCGGTTGCGTCTGTGCGAGGAAGCCCTGCGTGACCGAGTCGCCGAGGGCGTTGGCGGACAGTTTCGCGTCGCTCCGCCCGATGACGTAGTCCGGGTTGACGTCGGAGAGCCCCTGAAGCTGGTTGTAGATCGTGAACACGCCCGGCGGGTGGCTCGCCGAGATGAGCAGATCGAGATCGTCGGGCATCGCCCGGAGGTACGTCGTGAACGAACTCTCGCCGAACGGCGCGACCTCCATATGCACGTTGATGTCGTCAGGGAAGATCGCGTTGATACTCTGTTCCCAAGCCCGACCGTAGGAGTAGTCCGCGATGATGGCACCGACGTTCTGGAACCCCTGATCCTCGATGAACTGGTTCACTGCCCGGGCGTTCGTCGGGGCGGGCGCCAGTCCCATCCGGAAGTTGTACCGCGAGTCGCGGGTCAGGAACTCCGAACTCCCGACGAACTGCGGCACGTGCGGCACCTCGTTCTGTTCGGCGATGGGCGCGACCGTCAGCCCGATGTCGCTCGAAATCGGGCCCGTGAGCGCCACGGCGTTCTCGGCCTCGATGAGTTCGGTCGCGATCGTGCTCGCCTCGGCCGGATCAAGTTGGGTATCGCGGTCCGCGAAGACGAGATCCCGACCGAGCACGCCCCCGTTGGCATTGATCTCGTCGAGTCGGAAGTTGAACCCGTCGACGAACTCCTGCGTCGTCTGCGCGTACGGGCCGGTATAGGGCTGCAGTCCCCCGATAACGATGTCCTCGCCGCCGCCGTCGCCGCCACCGTCGCCGGCAGTCGCCCCGTTTCCGTCGCCGCTGTCGCCGCCACCGCCGTCGCCGCCGCTGTCACCGCCACCATCTCCCCCGTTCCCGCCGTTCATACAGCCCGCGAGAGAGCCAGCGACGACGGTCGCACCGGTCAGTTTCAGGAAATTTCGTCGGTCGGCGCTATTCGATCCACTGGTGTTACCAGATGGCATAGTTGTAACTGTTAATCATCAACATATATATTTTTCTACTATCAGCGATACGTGGCCGGGTCGTCGGGCAGTCATCCCCGGCGGGTCTCGGCGACGGAACGGTCGCCTATTCGTCGTCGACGCCCTCGCGACGCCGAAGCGACTGCCGCCGAACTTTCCCCGTCGTCGTCGTCGGGATTTCGTCGGTGAACTCGACTTCCCGCGGGTACTCGTACTTGGCGAGGCGGTCCTTGACGTGGGACTGCAACGCTTCGACGAGTGCCTCGCTCGGATCGTACCCGTTCGCGAGGACGACGAACGCTTTCGGGATCTCCCCGCGCGTCTCGTGTGGGACCCCAATGACGCCGACGTGTTGGGCCGCCGGGTGCGTCAGGAGGACCTCTTCGATCTCCTTGGGCGCGATCCGGTACCCCGAACTGATGATGAGGTCGTCCGACCGGGAGTGGAACCTGAAGTAGCCGTCCTCGTCGACCGACACGAGGTCGTCCGAGAGGAGCCAGCCATCCTGCACGGTTTCGGCCGTCTTCTCGGGCAGGTTGTGATATTCGAGAAACAGCATCGGATCGCCGTCGTATCTGACCGCGAGTTCCCCGATTTCGTGCGGCTCCTCGATTCGCTCGTGCGTCTCCGGGTCGAGGACGGCGACCTCGTGGCCGACCGAGGGAACGCCGAAGTAACCGAGGCGGTGGTCCAGTCCGACCGCAGGGTCGTCACAGACGAGCCCGCCGATCTCGGTCGTTCCGTACCCCTCGATGAACGCGGCGTTCTCGAACGTCTCCCCTACCCACTCGATGATGTTCTCGTCGGCGGCTTCGCCGCCCGTCGTCAGTGATTGCAGGCTCGCGAGATCGTACGTCGCCGCCGGATCCTCGGTCTGCATCATCATCCGGACCGCCGTTGGCGGGAGGTTGAGGTGCGTGACCTCG encodes:
- a CDS encoding branched-chain amino acid ABC transporter permease, yielding MNRTGADTATRDRLTTAIVFAALLAVPLLFFDPATTYISRRFIRVMIFAIFAMALNIVFGETDQLILFMGGIAAVGAYTTALTAQYLGISPWVTLLLGAFVAGVFGSVVCYVAARRQFTVIVLAIVTFAFQMIISEVLVGLRDITRGSTGFPFSGLELPAVERLTGLGSYAVQFYVLLAIFAAVLGVYTWLNRSKYGLAFDAIRQDEFAARATGVDVVRLKMFAGFISTFIIGLVGPFYGQTTGIIIPSLFSFNSVDVLVLIILVLGGLRSRYGPLVGAAVIIYIDNLLGNFGQWRTVAFGLLLTVLFLYFRDGIVPSITSLYDSRDDLRKRLSSLRSGE
- a CDS encoding branched-chain amino acid ABC transporter permease — protein: MFARGVELLIDGLARGMILSLLGLGITLVFGLGGILNLMLGVFAVIAVIACSLLLGVVPGLLVAGLGGVVAVALFAFALDRSVLSLVYREEGEDRVLLGIFVTLGLSLLFEGLLFVFLAGSYFLESDVPSVSVVGAGITGSSMAVIVSAGVLFGLIYYFFNHTYLGVATRTVIQDETGAILCGIRPRRVQSIVFVLSAAIAAAGGILYALDAEVTPASAFELTTFAIMVSIVGGVDSIRGTVAAGIILGIVITVAGALFGSYLSTVTLFAVAIAVLIYKPEQIS
- a CDS encoding ABC transporter ATP-binding protein; this encodes MLTATNVTKRFGGLVAVDDVDFSIGDEEIVGLIGPNGAGKTTLFNTITGVHAPNEGSITFNGEELVGKTPNQVAQLGVARTFQAVRTFNESSVLDNATVGAVFGNDESVSMNEATERAREALAFVGLGGREEAEAGSLTIADRKQLELAKGLAADPDLILVDEIGAGLTPAEIEEITQTLERARDERGVSVFWIEHIMEAIMSVTDRIIVLNRGEKIADGTPEEIRSNEQVTQAYLGEVES
- a CDS encoding ABC transporter ATP-binding protein, giving the protein MTLIDVDGLDVHYGDLQVLWDVSLEVREDDSVVSIVGPNGAGKTTLLKTLSGVLTPSDGRVEVLGQDVADVPASDIVERGFVQVSEERNLFGDLSVEANLRMGSFTKRETFAENRDMVFEMFPVLEDRRNKKARTLSGGEQQMLAIGRGLMAEPKVLALDEPSNALAPQLAEQVFETIEDISDDVTVVLVEQHVDRALTLADRGYLLENGRIETEGSGTELLESDAIKEGYLRG
- a CDS encoding ABC transporter substrate-binding protein codes for the protein MPSGNTSGSNSADRRNFLKLTGATVVAGSLAGCMNGGNGGDGGGDSGGDGGGGDSGDGNGATAGDGGGDGGGEDIVIGGLQPYTGPYAQTTQEFVDGFNFRLDEINANGGVLGRDLVFADRDTQLDPAEASTIATELIEAENAVALTGPISSDIGLTVAPIAEQNEVPHVPQFVGSSEFLTRDSRYNFRMGLAPAPTNARAVNQFIEDQGFQNVGAIIADYSYGRAWEQSINAIFPDDINVHMEVAPFGESSFTTYLRAMPDDLDLLISASHPPGVFTIYNQLQGLSDVNPDYVIGRSDAKLSANALGDSVTQGFLAQTQPDPFSDQYAEVAQRFYDQTEGWFGVLNGVGYVVADLFAAAIEDAGEANPTAIADSIRNIEFDTLFASPIEYTEWGELRNLVQLMVGFESGSPEYYPDGSVDLTEEFRSEPLPAYDPSGDLLDG